Proteins encoded by one window of Porphyromonas vaginalis:
- a CDS encoding MerR family transcriptional regulator, which produces MDSKKLYYSHREVADMLEEAQSTVRYWVNTFAVQVRRSSTGRLKYSQDNLRELQVIRHLLRESNLTIDGAKATLRHTPQEAEQRAEAIAQLKAVRDELVELRQLIEQIERYTSASEVRDRLRQEGLL; this is translated from the coding sequence ATGGACAGCAAAAAGCTCTACTACTCCCATCGAGAGGTAGCCGACATGCTTGAGGAGGCGCAGTCGACGGTGCGCTACTGGGTCAACACCTTTGCCGTGCAGGTACGTCGCAGTAGCACGGGACGGCTCAAGTACTCGCAGGATAATCTGCGCGAATTGCAAGTAATCCGTCACCTACTGCGAGAGTCCAACTTGACGATCGACGGTGCCAAGGCGACTCTCCGACACACCCCCCAAGAGGCGGAGCAACGTGCCGAGGCGATCGCCCAGCTCAAAGCGGTGCGCGACGAACTTGTCGAGTTACGCCAACTCATCGAGCAGATCGAGCGCTACACCTCCGCCAGCGAAGTGCGTGACCGCCTCCGCCAAGAGGGCCTACTCTAG
- the mutS gene encoding DNA mismatch repair protein MutS has translation MMRQYLQFKKKHPDAILLFRVGDFYETFSDDAIEASKILGITLTKRANGAAQHVELAGFPHHALDTYLPKLVRAGKRVAICDQLEDPKLTNKLVKRGITEIVTPGVVTTDNVLQSKQNNFLAAVYPEAKGENRYGLALLDLSTGEFYATECTDQVLAKLISGYNPKEILIERKHRDHLQRLLQPEGHLSDYDDWIFSESNNRERLLQHFGTLSLKGFGIDTLPLAITAAGAVLHYLDMTKHTEIGHITRIVRIDEQRHVRIDGFTAHSLELTTPMNAGGTTLRQILDQTVTPMGARLLDQWIAFPLKELQAIQQRQSIVANLVDNPQLRTQLTDQMKEIGDLQRLVGRVAMGRITPREVVRLGLSIALIAPIRQLALDEGEETLTALCSLLDPCTQLCQQITFQLNPEAPQQIGKGMTIAEGFCEELDQLRRLLKSGKQYLDDLLAREIEHTGIASLKIGFNNVFGYYLEVRNTYKEQVPEEWIRKQTLVSAERYITQELKEYEEKILGAEDRILALEQELFAKLIGTLQQFANQLLQNAQILAQLDVLASLAAVAEAYDYCRPTLNDGYDLEIVDGRHPVIERTLPAGQPYIPNDVKLSPIDCQIMIITGPNMSGKSALLRQTALIVIMAQMGSFVPATSATIGIVDSVYTRVGASDNIAVGESTFMVEMQEAASILNNLTPRSLILFDELGRGTSTFDGVSIAWAIVEYLHSTTQGRAKTLFATHYHELNELADHLERVQCYNVSAREIDGEMLFLRKLVPGGSAHSFGIQVAKLAGMPTWIVARAGEVLQHLEAYRTENDQAPDSATPSTSQSGGMQMSIFQLDDPVLTAVRTKINELDIDNLTPLDALKQLDTLKQMLNN, from the coding sequence ATGATGCGGCAGTACTTGCAGTTCAAGAAGAAGCATCCCGATGCTATCTTGCTCTTTCGTGTGGGCGACTTCTACGAGACCTTTTCCGACGATGCCATCGAGGCGTCTAAGATCCTCGGCATCACGCTCACCAAGCGTGCCAACGGAGCGGCGCAGCATGTCGAGCTGGCGGGCTTTCCCCACCATGCGCTCGACACTTACCTGCCTAAGCTGGTGCGGGCGGGCAAGCGGGTGGCTATCTGCGATCAGCTCGAAGATCCGAAGCTGACCAATAAGTTGGTCAAGCGGGGCATCACCGAGATCGTCACCCCGGGCGTGGTCACCACGGACAATGTCCTCCAGAGCAAGCAAAACAACTTCCTCGCAGCCGTTTACCCTGAAGCTAAAGGGGAGAACCGCTACGGCTTGGCACTGCTCGACCTCTCAACGGGAGAGTTTTACGCCACCGAATGCACCGATCAGGTACTCGCCAAGCTCATCTCCGGCTACAACCCCAAGGAGATCCTCATCGAGCGCAAGCATCGTGACCATCTGCAGCGACTCCTCCAGCCCGAGGGGCATCTCTCGGACTACGACGACTGGATCTTCTCCGAGAGCAACAACCGTGAGCGTCTCCTGCAGCACTTCGGCACGCTCTCGCTCAAGGGCTTCGGCATCGACACCCTCCCGCTAGCGATCACCGCGGCGGGTGCCGTGCTTCACTACCTCGACATGACGAAGCACACCGAGATCGGTCACATCACCCGCATCGTGCGGATTGACGAGCAGCGCCATGTGCGCATCGACGGCTTTACGGCGCACAGCCTGGAGCTCACCACCCCGATGAATGCGGGTGGCACCACGCTCCGCCAGATCCTCGATCAAACAGTCACCCCGATGGGTGCTCGTCTGCTGGATCAGTGGATAGCCTTCCCGCTAAAAGAGCTCCAAGCGATTCAACAGCGCCAGAGCATTGTCGCAAACCTTGTGGACAATCCGCAGCTACGCACCCAGCTCACCGACCAAATGAAGGAGATAGGCGACCTGCAGCGCCTCGTGGGGCGTGTCGCCATGGGACGTATCACCCCCCGCGAAGTGGTTCGCCTCGGACTCTCCATCGCCCTCATTGCACCCATACGCCAGCTAGCTCTAGACGAAGGCGAAGAGACCCTCACGGCACTCTGCTCGCTACTCGATCCCTGCACGCAACTGTGCCAGCAGATCACCTTCCAGCTCAACCCCGAGGCGCCGCAGCAGATCGGCAAGGGGATGACCATCGCCGAGGGCTTTTGCGAAGAGCTAGACCAGCTGCGACGCTTGCTTAAGTCGGGCAAGCAATACCTCGACGACCTCCTCGCTCGTGAGATCGAGCACACCGGCATCGCCAGTCTCAAGATCGGCTTCAACAATGTCTTCGGCTACTACCTCGAGGTGCGCAACACCTACAAGGAGCAAGTGCCCGAAGAGTGGATTCGCAAGCAAACGCTCGTCAGTGCCGAGCGCTACATTACCCAAGAACTAAAGGAATACGAAGAGAAGATCCTCGGCGCCGAAGATCGTATCCTAGCCCTAGAGCAGGAGCTCTTTGCGAAGCTCATTGGGACGCTTCAGCAGTTTGCCAACCAACTCCTACAAAATGCTCAGATCTTAGCGCAGCTCGATGTCCTAGCCTCGCTGGCTGCTGTTGCCGAGGCGTATGACTACTGTCGCCCCACGCTCAACGATGGGTACGACCTAGAGATCGTTGACGGACGCCACCCAGTCATCGAGCGCACCCTCCCAGCGGGGCAACCTTACATTCCCAACGATGTGAAGCTCTCTCCCATCGACTGCCAAATCATGATCATCACCGGTCCGAACATGAGCGGTAAGAGTGCCCTGCTCCGCCAGACGGCACTCATCGTAATTATGGCGCAGATGGGAAGCTTCGTGCCTGCCACCTCAGCCACCATCGGCATCGTCGACTCGGTCTACACCCGTGTGGGTGCTTCGGACAATATCGCCGTGGGCGAGTCCACCTTTATGGTTGAGATGCAGGAGGCCGCCAGCATTCTTAACAACTTGACCCCTCGCAGCTTGATCCTCTTTGACGAACTGGGGCGTGGCACCAGTACTTTCGACGGAGTCTCCATAGCGTGGGCTATCGTCGAATATCTGCACAGCACGACGCAGGGACGTGCCAAGACGCTCTTCGCCACGCACTACCACGAGCTCAACGAGCTTGCCGACCACCTCGAGCGGGTGCAGTGCTACAACGTCTCGGCACGTGAGATCGATGGCGAGATGCTCTTCCTCCGCAAGCTGGTCCCAGGCGGCTCAGCGCACAGCTTCGGCATCCAGGTGGCGAAGTTGGCCGGTATGCCCACCTGGATCGTGGCGCGAGCTGGCGAAGTGCTCCAGCACTTAGAGGCTTACCGCACCGAGAACGACCAAGCCCCCGACTCAGCCACCCCCAGCACCTCTCAGAGCGGAGGCATGCAAATGTCTATCTTCCAGCTAGACGACCCCGTCCTCACGGCAGTCCGCACCAAGATCAACGAGCTAGACATCGACAACCTCACGCCCCTAGACGCTCTCAAGCAGCTCGACACCCTCAAGCAAATGCTCAACAACTGA
- a CDS encoding DUF4301 family protein, which produces MSDTTAFTPEDLSYLAERGISDSEAERQLKLLVEGTPYLVIVDSAKIERGIVRLATDEMVQYLDLWHDYLQKPEADVIKFVPASGAASRMFKALYGLPKEEQISHDDLTPDQQTFVDHLESFAFYEKLSETCLRNNWRTMSKLVESEQYGTIIDNLLDTHGMSYGSLPKGMLLFHDYPNGTKRTPIEEHMVEGALYAQDIHGRVRLHFTVSPEHLEAFRSLVDRRIQSFEDLFGCRYQVTYSVQESSTDTIALDIERGTPFRRADGTLLLRPGGHGTLIGNLGRLDASVVFIKNIDNVTPDHLKSNTVLYKKLLGGILLAVRDRIFGYLQQLKRAKVSKALTEEILTFLDETLCIQIPHAELLSEEELIPKLMSKLNRPIRVCGMVRNEGEPGGGPYLVREADGTTSLQILESVQVDKNNPEALEMMREGTHFNPVDLCCYIRDYEGNPFDLHKYVNPQTAFISEKSVEGRPLKALEHPGLWNGAMHDWNTIFVEVPSDTFTPVKTVLDLLRPEHQPLAD; this is translated from the coding sequence ATGTCCGACACCACAGCATTTACCCCCGAAGACCTCAGCTACCTCGCTGAGCGGGGCATCTCCGACAGCGAAGCGGAGCGACAGCTCAAGCTACTCGTCGAGGGGACGCCCTACCTTGTTATCGTTGACTCGGCCAAGATCGAGCGAGGCATCGTGCGCCTAGCTACTGACGAGATGGTTCAGTACCTCGACCTGTGGCACGACTACCTACAGAAGCCAGAGGCTGACGTCATCAAGTTCGTCCCGGCCTCGGGAGCAGCGAGTCGTATGTTTAAGGCTCTCTATGGCCTCCCCAAGGAAGAGCAGATCTCGCACGATGACCTGACACCTGACCAGCAGACGTTTGTGGATCATCTAGAGTCTTTTGCCTTCTATGAGAAGCTGAGCGAGACCTGTCTGCGCAACAATTGGCGCACCATGAGCAAGTTGGTCGAGAGCGAGCAGTACGGCACGATCATCGACAACCTCCTCGACACGCACGGCATGAGCTACGGCTCGCTACCTAAGGGGATGCTCCTCTTCCACGATTACCCCAATGGCACCAAGCGCACCCCTATCGAAGAGCACATGGTCGAGGGCGCACTCTATGCGCAAGACATCCACGGACGTGTACGACTACACTTCACCGTATCGCCAGAGCATCTAGAGGCTTTTCGCTCTCTCGTGGATAGACGCATCCAGAGCTTCGAGGATCTCTTCGGATGTCGCTACCAGGTGACCTATAGTGTCCAGGAGTCTAGCACCGACACGATCGCTCTAGATATAGAGCGCGGCACCCCCTTCCGCCGTGCTGATGGCACGTTGCTCCTCCGCCCCGGTGGGCACGGCACGCTCATAGGCAATCTCGGACGTCTAGACGCTTCAGTCGTTTTCATCAAAAACATTGACAACGTCACGCCCGACCATCTGAAGAGCAATACGGTACTCTACAAAAAGCTCCTCGGCGGTATCCTCCTCGCAGTACGTGACCGCATCTTCGGCTATCTACAACAACTCAAGCGCGCGAAGGTGAGCAAGGCTCTGACGGAAGAGATCTTGACCTTTCTCGATGAGACGCTCTGCATACAGATCCCGCACGCCGAGTTACTCAGCGAGGAGGAGCTGATCCCTAAGCTGATGAGCAAGCTCAATCGCCCGATACGAGTCTGCGGTATGGTGCGTAACGAGGGCGAGCCTGGCGGTGGCCCCTACCTAGTGCGCGAAGCCGACGGCACCACCTCGCTGCAGATCCTAGAGAGCGTACAGGTGGACAAGAACAACCCCGAGGCACTTGAGATGATGCGCGAGGGAACCCACTTCAACCCGGTCGACCTCTGCTGCTACATACGAGACTACGAAGGCAACCCCTTTGACCTGCACAAGTATGTCAATCCGCAGACCGCATTCATCAGTGAGAAGAGCGTCGAGGGGCGTCCGCTCAAAGCACTGGAGCATCCAGGACTTTGGAATGGAGCTATGCACGACTGGAACACGATCTTCGTCGAGGTGCCGAGCGATACCTTTACCCCTGTCAAGACGGTCCTAGACCTGCTCCGCCCGGAGCATCAGCCGCTAGCAGACTAG
- a CDS encoding aminopeptidase P family protein, with product MPTNNPTNQRIEALRQAMRTHHIDAYIIPSGDAHLSEYTPERWKSRTWISGFTGSAGTALVTLDKAFMWTDSRYYLQATNELQGSEMTLQRGDDPDTPTIQQYLAAHLSEGAVVGVDGACYSMAEYAPLAQSLANHGIKLVSQYDLIEEVWSDRPGVPTNTFYLQDVKFSGERTRDRLQRIREAYQSYGAEAVAITMVDELCWSFNIRGNDVSYNPVGIAFGFIDNKQAYLFALPEKTVPELRQILNGEGVEVRDYDTFYDFLSKLPANLKVMVDPKRTTERVREELGDRPVITGDSVITHLKSIKNEAEIAGIHRAMHRDGVALTRFFIWLEQALKKGEYVDEYTAGETLQQFRAKQEFYVSDSFGVICGYKGHGAIVHYSATPESANKLEPEGMLLLDSGGQYIDGTTDITRTVALGPVTDQQRTDFTLVLKGHIAIATARFPKGTRGNQLDILARKALWDRGLSYGHGTGHGVGVFMNVHEGPQNIRTDNNPTPMHLHTFTSNEPGLYRADQYGIRIESLILTVEKEQTEFGTFYGFETMTLCYLDNALVDKSLLTDKEIAWYNGYQEHVYQELSPLLTPEEAEWLRNKTLPL from the coding sequence ATGCCAACAAACAATCCTACCAATCAGCGTATCGAGGCGCTCCGCCAAGCGATGCGCACGCATCATATAGATGCTTACATCATACCTAGTGGCGATGCTCATCTGAGCGAGTACACCCCCGAGCGGTGGAAGTCGCGCACCTGGATCAGTGGCTTCACTGGCTCTGCCGGCACAGCACTCGTGACGCTAGACAAAGCCTTCATGTGGACCGACTCACGCTACTACCTGCAGGCGACCAATGAGCTGCAAGGTAGCGAGATGACGCTACAACGTGGCGACGATCCAGACACCCCTACGATCCAGCAGTATCTTGCTGCCCACCTGAGCGAGGGAGCCGTCGTCGGGGTCGATGGTGCCTGCTACTCCATGGCCGAGTACGCACCGCTTGCCCAGTCGCTAGCAAACCATGGCATCAAGTTGGTCTCTCAGTATGACCTCATCGAAGAGGTGTGGAGCGACAGACCAGGCGTGCCAACCAATACGTTCTACCTACAGGATGTCAAGTTCTCAGGCGAGCGCACCCGTGACCGTCTGCAGCGTATCCGCGAGGCTTACCAGAGCTATGGTGCCGAGGCAGTCGCTATCACGATGGTCGATGAGCTCTGCTGGAGCTTTAACATCAGGGGCAACGACGTCTCTTACAATCCCGTGGGCATCGCTTTTGGTTTTATCGACAATAAGCAGGCTTATCTCTTTGCACTGCCCGAGAAGACGGTCCCCGAGCTACGTCAGATACTCAATGGCGAGGGTGTAGAGGTTCGCGATTACGACACCTTCTACGACTTCCTCAGCAAGCTGCCAGCTAACCTCAAGGTGATGGTCGATCCAAAGCGCACGACCGAGCGTGTCCGTGAGGAGCTGGGCGATCGTCCCGTCATCACAGGCGACTCGGTCATAACGCACCTCAAGTCGATCAAAAACGAGGCGGAGATAGCTGGCATCCACCGTGCTATGCACCGTGATGGTGTCGCCCTGACTCGCTTCTTCATCTGGCTCGAACAGGCTCTGAAAAAGGGCGAGTATGTCGACGAGTACACGGCCGGCGAGACGCTCCAGCAGTTCCGTGCGAAGCAGGAGTTTTACGTCAGCGACAGCTTTGGCGTCATTTGCGGCTACAAGGGACACGGTGCTATCGTGCACTACTCCGCTACGCCCGAGAGTGCCAACAAGCTTGAACCCGAAGGCATGCTCCTACTAGACAGCGGTGGACAGTACATCGACGGTACAACAGACATCACCCGTACGGTTGCTCTCGGGCCTGTCACCGACCAGCAGCGCACTGACTTCACGCTAGTCCTCAAGGGACACATAGCAATCGCTACGGCACGCTTCCCCAAGGGTACTCGCGGTAACCAGCTAGACATACTAGCTCGCAAGGCACTCTGGGATAGAGGTCTCTCCTACGGGCACGGCACAGGACATGGTGTCGGTGTATTTATGAATGTACACGAGGGTCCGCAAAACATCCGCACGGACAATAATCCGACGCCGATGCATCTGCACACTTTTACCAGCAATGAGCCTGGGCTCTATCGTGCGGACCAGTATGGTATCCGCATCGAGAGCTTGATCCTGACGGTCGAGAAGGAGCAGACCGAGTTCGGCACCTTCTACGGCTTTGAGACGATGACGCTCTGCTACCTAGACAATGCGCTCGTAGACAAGTCTCTCCTAACTGACAAGGAGATAGCTTGGTACAACGGCTATCAGGAGCATGTCTACCAGGAGCTCTCTCCCCTACTCACCCCTGAGGAGGCTGAGTGGCTACGCAATAAGACCCTACCCCTCTAA
- a CDS encoding gamma carbonic anhydrase family protein, translated as MAYEYPAGSLIPVRGFTPQLGEGTFVAEGARIIGDVVMGTGCSVWFNAVLRGDVNSIHIGNHVNIQDGCTLHTLHGRSVCEIGDYASLGHNVILHGAKVGAYALIGMGAVVMDNAVVGEGAIVAAGAVVLANTIIPPYTMYAGTPAKYIKDVPPEQSQSLNKRTAHDYGMYADWFMNPEKYSEGSHE; from the coding sequence ATGGCATACGAATATCCAGCAGGAAGCCTTATCCCCGTGCGGGGCTTTACGCCTCAGCTCGGGGAGGGCACCTTCGTCGCCGAGGGTGCACGCATCATCGGAGATGTAGTGATGGGCACAGGGTGCAGCGTATGGTTCAACGCAGTCTTACGTGGCGATGTCAATAGCATCCACATAGGCAATCACGTCAACATACAGGACGGTTGCACACTCCACACGCTCCACGGGCGCTCCGTATGCGAGATAGGCGACTACGCCTCACTAGGTCACAACGTGATCCTGCACGGTGCCAAGGTGGGTGCCTATGCGCTCATCGGCATGGGTGCCGTCGTCATGGACAACGCAGTGGTCGGTGAAGGCGCTATCGTAGCTGCTGGGGCGGTCGTCCTAGCCAATACGATCATCCCGCCCTACACGATGTACGCTGGCACGCCCGCTAAGTATATCAAGGATGTGCCTCCCGAGCAGAGCCAGTCGCTCAATAAGCGCACGGCACACGACTACGGCATGTATGCCGACTGGTTTATGAATCCTGAGAAATACTCTGAGGGTTCGCACGAATAG
- the fsa gene encoding fructose-6-phosphate aldolase yields the protein MKFFIDTANLDDIRTAEALGVLDGVTTNPSLMAKEGIAGDAACREHYLKICNIVDGDVSAEVLSTTYEQMLPEARELAALHKNIVVKVPCTQDGIKTICQLTKEGIRTNCTLIFNLGQAVLAAKAGATYVSPFVGRLDDISSDGVSLIADIVETFETYGFNTQVLAASIRHTQHIIDCMRVGADVATCPLKAILGLLKHPLTDSGLAAFIADQERVAKQGK from the coding sequence ATGAAGTTTTTTATCGATACAGCCAATCTCGATGATATCCGCACAGCCGAAGCGCTCGGTGTCCTCGATGGCGTCACAACCAACCCCTCACTGATGGCTAAGGAAGGCATCGCTGGTGATGCAGCCTGCCGTGAGCACTACCTCAAGATCTGCAATATCGTAGACGGAGATGTCAGTGCCGAGGTGCTCAGCACCACCTACGAGCAGATGCTCCCCGAGGCACGCGAGCTAGCTGCCCTACACAAGAACATCGTGGTCAAGGTACCCTGTACCCAAGACGGTATCAAGACCATCTGCCAGCTCACCAAGGAGGGCATACGGACCAACTGTACGCTCATCTTTAACCTCGGTCAGGCTGTTCTAGCTGCTAAGGCGGGAGCTACCTATGTCTCGCCCTTTGTGGGTCGTCTCGACGACATCAGCTCGGACGGTGTCTCGCTCATCGCCGACATCGTAGAGACCTTCGAGACCTACGGCTTTAATACGCAGGTGCTCGCAGCTAGCATCCGCCACACGCAGCACATCATCGACTGCATGCGCGTCGGTGCTGACGTAGCCACCTGCCCGCTCAAGGCTATCCTCGGTCTGCTCAAGCACCCGCTCACCGATAGCGGTCTCGCAGCCTTCATCGCCGACCAAGAGCGCGTCGCCAAGCAAGGCAAGTAA
- a CDS encoding IS4 family transposase — MANITLFAQVIRLIPREIIQRLVKKHGTDKHAKGFNSWSHLVTMIFSQFSSSVSLRQISEGLQSATGNLNHLGLSRAPSKSNISYQNANRSSQFFQDVFYALFQYLGQHGDLKQIKKRLKAKVCLLDSTLMSLCLSMYDWALYTHTKGAVKMHTVLDFETLLPEFVCISNGKGADNTIAKKLPFARGTIVVADRIYSDTELLNHWDSTGVIFIVRGRDNIQFESIRERDLPDTTSQEILIDEEVRLTGVETASKYPKKIRRIGIYNVQGGYTIDLYTNDFTHAASTVAALYRSRWKIEIFFRNLKQNLHIKSFLGTSQNAVEIQIWTALITILLLQYLKRIAKHPWCLSNLTASLRLNTFTKIAIVS, encoded by the coding sequence ATGGCAAATATAACACTATTCGCACAAGTAATCCGACTCATACCTCGAGAAATCATCCAACGATTAGTCAAGAAGCATGGCACAGACAAGCATGCAAAAGGCTTTAACTCGTGGAGCCATTTGGTGACTATGATCTTCAGCCAATTCTCGAGTAGCGTGTCGCTACGTCAAATCTCAGAGGGGCTACAATCTGCCACGGGCAATCTCAACCACCTAGGTCTATCACGAGCTCCCTCCAAATCCAACATCAGTTACCAAAACGCCAATAGGAGTTCCCAATTCTTCCAAGATGTCTTTTATGCACTCTTCCAATATTTGGGACAGCACGGAGATCTCAAGCAGATAAAGAAACGGCTGAAGGCGAAGGTTTGTCTTCTAGACTCAACCCTAATGTCCCTATGTCTCAGTATGTATGACTGGGCTCTCTATACTCATACGAAAGGAGCCGTCAAGATGCATACAGTGCTTGATTTTGAGACACTTCTGCCTGAATTCGTCTGTATAAGCAATGGCAAGGGAGCCGACAATACGATTGCCAAAAAGCTCCCCTTTGCCCGAGGAACCATCGTTGTAGCTGATCGAATCTACAGCGATACTGAGCTTCTGAATCATTGGGACAGCACAGGTGTGATTTTCATCGTCAGAGGAAGAGACAACATCCAATTTGAGTCAATAAGGGAGAGAGATTTGCCTGATACGACATCTCAAGAGATACTGATAGATGAAGAGGTGAGACTGACAGGTGTAGAGACAGCGAGCAAGTACCCTAAGAAGATTCGTAGAATAGGCATCTACAATGTTCAAGGAGGTTACACGATTGACTTGTATACCAATGACTTTACGCATGCAGCCAGTACTGTTGCAGCGCTATATCGCTCACGTTGGAAGATTGAGATCTTCTTTAGAAACCTCAAGCAAAACCTGCATATCAAGAGTTTTCTGGGAACTTCTCAAAACGCTGTCGAGATTCAGATTTGGACGGCTCTGATTACGATTCTCTTACTTCAATATCTCAAGCGAATAGCAAAACACCCCTGGTGTCTCTCCAATTTAACAGCATCCTTGAGACTCAACACGTTCACCAAAATCGCAATAGTGTCCTAA